In Canis lupus baileyi chromosome 15, mCanLup2.hap1, whole genome shotgun sequence, one genomic interval encodes:
- the AEBP1 gene encoding adipocyte enhancer-binding protein 1 — MAAARGAPLLGCLLALLALCPGGRPQTVLTDDEIEEFLEGFLSELESETREDDLEAPPPPPEPTLRDRKAQTGGKPGARPGGAREAPLEKVKDKGKKGKKDKAPKATKKPLEGSPKPSKKPKEKPPKATKKPKEKPPKATKKPKEKPPKATKKPKEKPPKATKKPKEKPPTLTPSEAPWWPLPVPPSPGPEELPQEGGRAPSNPWLGPGGETDVERQAEPEEETEPPTLDYNDQIEREDYEDFEYIRRQKQPRPSPSRRRPERLWPERPEEKAELPGPGLEAPEERIEPPLKPLPPPPPPDYGDGYLIPHYDDMDYYFGPPRPKKPHTDLETDEEKEELKKPKKEGRKEEETDDKWTVEKGKDHKGPRKGEDLEEEWAPTERVKCPPIGMESHRIEDNQIRASSMLRHGLGAQRGRLNMQAGATEDDYYDGAWCAEDDSQTQWIEVDTRRTTKFTGVITQGRDSSIHDDFVTSFFVGFSNDSQTWTMYTNGYEEMTFHGNVDKDTPVLSELPEPVVARFIRVYPLTWNGSLCMRLEVLGCPVSPVHSYYAQNEVVTTDNLDFRHHSYKDMRQLMKVVNEECPTITRTYSLGKSSRGLKIYAMEISDNPGDHELGEPEFRYTAGIHGNEVLGRELLLLLMQYLCREYRDGNPRVRSLVQDTRIHLVPSLNPDGYEVAAQMGSEFGNWALGLWTEEGFDIYEDFPDLNSVLWGAEERKWVPYRVPNNNLPIPERYLSPDATVSTEVRAIIAWMEKNPFVLGANLNGGERLVSYPYDMARTPTQEQLLAAAMAAARGEDEDEVSEAQETPDHAIFRWLAISFASAHLTMTEPYRGGCQAQDYTSGMGIVNGAKWNPRSGTINDFSYLHTNCLELSIYLGCDKFPHESELPREWENSKEALLTFMEQVHRGIKGVVTDEQGIPIANATISVSGINHGVKTASGGDYWRILNPGEYRVTAHAEGYTPSAKTCNVDYDIGATQCNFILARSNWKRIREIMAMNGNRPIPHIDPSRPMTPQQRRMQRRRLQYRLRMREQMRLRRLNATATPALPTAPPGPTLPTSPSPSPAATPTPTPSLGPWHFAPEATEATEATEATPAGWEESETETYTEVVTEFGTEMGPEEEEEEDEEGVVMGPDFPFTTVETYTVNFGDF; from the exons CACCTCTGGAAAAGGTCAAagacaaagggaagaaagggaagaaggataAAGCCCCCAAAGCGACCAAGAAGCCCCTGGAGGGGTCCCCCAAGCCATCCAAAAAGCCCAAGGAGAAGCCACCCAAGGCCACCAAAAAGCCCAAAGAGAAGCCACCCAAGGCCACCAAGAAGCCCAAAGAGAAGCCACCCAAGGCCACCAAGAAGCCCAAAGAGAAGCCACCCAAGGCCACCAAGAAGCCCAAGGAGAAGCCGCCCACGCTGACCCCCTCAGAAGCCCCGTGGTGGCCGCTGCCCGTGcctcccagccctggccccgAGGAGCTGCCCCAGGAGGGAG GCAGGGCCCCCTCAAATCCTTGGCTGGGTCCAGGAGGAGAAACTGATGTGGAGCGCCAGGCTG AGCCTGAGGAGGAGACCGAGCCCCCCACCCTGGACTACAATGACCAGATCGAGAGGGAGGACTACGAGGATT TTGAGTACATCCGGCGCCAGAAGCAGCCCCGGCCGTCCCCCAGCAGGAGGAGGCCTGAGCGGCTCTGGCCAGAGCGCCCTGAGGAGAAGGCTGAgctgcctgggcctgggctggaggCCCCAGAAGAAAGGATTG AACCGCCTCTTAAGCCACTgccgccccccccacctcctgacTACGGGGATGGCTACTTGATCCCCCACTACGATGACA TGGACTATTACTTCGGGCCTCCCAGACCCAAGAAACCCCACACGGACCTGGAGACAGAtgaagagaaggaggagctga AGAAACCCAAAAAGGAGGGCCgcaaggaggaggagacagatgACAAGTGGACGGTGGAGAAAGGCAAGGACCAcaaag GGCCCCGGAAGGGTGAGGACCTGGAGGAGGAGTGGGCTCCCACTGAGAGAGTCA AGTGTCCCCCcatcgggatggagtcccaccgtATCGAGGACAACCAGATCCGGGCCTCCTCCATGCTGCGCCACGGCCTGGGGGCACAGCGAGGCCGGCTCAACATGCAG GCCGGCGCCACCGAGGACGACTATTATGATGGGGCGTGGTGCGCCGAGGATGACTCTCAGACCCAGTGGATCGAGGTCGACACCAGAAGGACCACCAAGTTCACAGGCGTCATCACCCAGGGCCGTGACTCCAGCATCCA TGATGACTTCGTGACCTCCTTCTTCGTGGGCTTCAGCAACGACAGCCAGACGTGGACGATGTACACCAACGGCTACGAGGAAATG ACCTTCCATGGCAATGTGGACAAGGACACGCCCGTGCTGAGCGAGCTCCCAGAGCCGGTGGTGGCCCGCTTCATCCGTGTCTACCCACTCACCTGGAACGGCAGCCTGTGCATGCGCCTGGAGGTGCTGGGGTGCCCCGTGTCCC CTGTCCACAGCTACTATGCACAGAATGAGGTGGTGACCACTGACAACCTAGACTTCCGGCACCACAGCTATAAGGACATGCGCCAG CTGATGAAAGTGGTGAACGAGGAGTGCCCCACTATCACCCGTACGTACAGCTTAGGAAAGAGCTCGCGTGGACTCAAGATCTATGCCATGGAGATCTCGGACAACCCCGGGGATCATGAGCTGG GGGAACCTGAATTCCGATACACGGCTGGGATCCACGGCAACGAGGTGCTGGGCAgagagctgctgctgctcctcatGCAGTACCTGTGCCGCGAGTACCGGGATGGGAATCCCCGTGTGCGTAGCCTGGTGCAGGACACACGCATCCACCTGGTGCCCTCACTGAACCCCGATGGCTACGAGGTGGCAGCGCAGAtg GGCTCCGAGTTTGGGAACTGGGCATTGGGGCTGTGGACCGAAGAGGGTTTTGACATCTATGAAGACTTCCCAGATCTCAACTCCGTGctctggggagcagaggagaggaaatgGGTCCCCTACAGGGTCCCCAACAATAACCTGCCCATTCCTGAACGTTACCTCTCCCCAGACGCCACG GTATCCACGGAGGTCCGGGCCATCATTGCTTGGATGGAGAAGAACCCCTTCGTGCTGGGGGCAAACCTGAATGGTGGCGAACGGCTGGTGTCCTACCCCTACGACATGGCCCGAACGCCCACCCAGGAGCAGCTGCTGGCCGCGGCCATGGCAGCTGCCCGGGGAGAAGACGAGGACGAGGTGTCTGAGGCCCAGGAGACCCCAGACCACGCCATCTTCCGCTGGCTGGCCATCTCCTTCGCCTCTGCCCACCTAACCATGACAGAGCCCTACCGGGGAGGGTGCCAAGCGCAGGACTACACCAGTGGCATGGGGATTGTGAACGGGGCCAAGTGGAACCCCCGGTCTGGGA CCATCAATGACTTCAGTTACCTGCACACCAACTGCCTGGAGCTGTCCATCTACCTGGGCTGTGACAAGTTCCCTCATGAGAGCGAGCTGCCCCGCGAGTGGGAGAACAGCAAGGAGGCTCTGCTCACCTTCATGGAGCAG GTTCACCGCGGCATCAAGGGGGTGGTGACAGACGAGCAGGGCATCCCCATCGCCAATGCCACCATCTCCGTGAGTGGCATTAACCACGGCGTGAAGACAG CGAGCGGCGGGGACTACTGGCGCATCCTGAACCCGGGTGAGTACCGCGTGACGGCGCACGCAGAGGGCTACACCCCAAGCGCCAAGACCTGCAACGTGGACTACGACATCGGGGCCACGCAGTGCAACTTCATCCTGGCCCGCTCCAACTGGAAGCGCATCCGGGAGATCATGGCCATGAACGGGAACCGGCCCATCCCGCACATCGATCCATCGCGCCCCATGACCCCCCAGCAGCGGCGCATGCAGCGGCGCCGCCTACAGTACCGGCTGCGCATGCGCGAGCAGATGCGGCTCAGGCGCCTCAACGCGACCGCGACCCCCGCGCTCCCCACGGCGCCCCCCGGCCCCACTCTCCCCacgtccccctccccctcccccgccgccacccccacccccacccccagcctggggcCCTGGCACTTTGCGCCCGAGGCCACCGAGGCCACCGAGGCCACCGAGGCCACCCCGGCGGGCTGGGAGGAGTCGGAGACGGAGACCTACACGGAGGTGGTGACGGAGTTTGGGACAGAAATGGggccggaggaggaggaggaagaggacgaGGAGGGAGTGGTCATGGGCCCGGATTTCCCTTTCACCACGGTCGAGACCTACACAGTGAACTTTGGGGACTTCTGA
- the POLD2 gene encoding DNA polymerase delta subunit 2 isoform X7 — translation MRPFLVSRAQQHWGDGIQIKKLCELQPGEKCCVVGTLFKAMPLQPSILREISEEHNLLPQPPRSKYIHPDDQLVLEDELQRIKLEGSIDASKLVTGTVLAVLGSVRDSGKFLVEDHCFAELAPQKPAPTLDTDRFVLLVSGLGLGGGGGESLLGTQLLVDVVTGQLGDEGEQCSAAHVSRVILAGNLLSHNTQSRDSINKAKYLTKKTQAASVEAVKMLDEILLQLSASVPVDVMPGEFDPTNYTLPQQPLHPCMFPLATAYSTLQLVTNPYQATIDGVRFLGTSGQNVSDIFRYSSMEDHLEILEWTLRIRHISPTAPDTLGCYPFYKNDPFIFPDCPHVYFCGNTPQFGSKIFRGPEDQRVLLVAVPDFSTTQTACLVNLRSLACQPISFSGFGAEDEDLGGLGLSP, via the exons GTGATGGAATCCAAATAAAGAAGCTATGTGAGCTGCAGCCTGGGGAGAAATGCTGTGTGGTGGGGACCCTCTTCAAGGCCATGCCACTTCAGCCATCCATCCTCCGGGAGATCAGCGAAGAG CACAACCTGCTGCCGCAGCCTCCTCGGAGCAAGTACATCCATCCCGACGACCAGCTGGTCTTGGAAGATGAACTACAGCGCATTAAGCTGGAAGGCAGCATTGACGCGTCAAAGCTGGTCACAG GGACAGTGCTGGCTGTGCTTGGCTCTGTGAGAGACAGCGGGAAGTTCCTGGTGGAGGACCATTGCTTTGCAGAGCTTGCTCCTCAGAAGCCCGCACCCACCCTGGACACAGACAG GTTTGTGCTGCTGGTGtctggcctgggcctgggcggAGGCGGGGGTGAGAGCCTGCTGGGCACCCAGCTGCTGGTGGACGTGGTGACAGGGCAGCTGGGGGACGAGGGAGAGCAGTGTAGCGCCGCCCATGTGTCCCGGGTCATCCTCGCCGGGAACCTCCTGAGCCACAATACCCAGAGCAGAGATTCCATCAACAAG GCCAAGTACTTAACCAAGAAAACCCAGGCAGCCAGCGTGGAGGCGGTCAAAATGTTGGATGAGATCCTCCTGCAACTGAGT GCATCGGTACCCGTGGACGTGATGCCAGGCGAATTTGACCCAACCAACTACACACTCCCTCAGcagcccctgcacccctgcatgTTCCCACTGGCCACTGCCTATTCCACCCTCCAGCTGGTCACCAATCCCTACCAAGCCACCATCGATGGAGTCAG ATTCCTAGGGACATCGGGACAAAACGTGAGTGACATTTTCCGGTACAGTAGCATGGAGGATCACTTGGAGATCCTGGAGTGGACCCTGCGCATCCGTCACATCAGCCCCACAGCCCCTGATACGCTAG GTTGCTACCCCTTCTATAAGAACGACCCGTTCATCTTTCCGGACTGCCCTCACGTCTACTTTTGTGGGAACACCCCCCAGTTTGGCTCTAAAATTTTCCGAG GCCCAGAGGACCAGAGGGTGCTGTTGGTGGCTGTCCCAGACTTCAGCACCACACAGACTGCCTGCCTTGTGAATCTGCGCAGCTTGGCCTGCCAGCCCATCAGTTTCTCAGGCTTTGGGGCAGAGGACGAGGACCTGGGGGGCTTGGGTCTGAGCCCCTGA